The proteins below are encoded in one region of Roseofilum casamattae BLCC-M143:
- a CDS encoding DUF4277 domain-containing protein produces the protein MSVEISNIDHLGLVAGIIDSIGMEGKINEILGEQRGEKISAGQVVKGMILNGLGLVSSPLYLFSKFFQGKAI, from the coding sequence ATGTCAGTAGAAATAAGTAATATAGACCATTTAGGATTGGTAGCAGGCATCATTGATTCTATTGGAATGGAAGGAAAAATTAATGAAATCCTAGGTGAGCAAAGAGGGGAAAAAATCAGTGCCGGTCAAGTAGTCAAAGGGATGATCTTAAATGGACTAGGATTAGTGTCATCTCCTTTATATTTATTTAGCAAGTTCTTTCAAGGAAAAGCCATAG